The DNA segment ATAGCCAAAGGACGTTAGCAGGTAAGGAAGCGAAGCCAGCGCATAGGGCAAATAACTTGGTTTGTCTTCACCGGTATTAAACAAAACCGCAGGATCGACATGGGTGAACATATCACCGGTTGAAAGCAAGAAGGTAATCACCATGCCGCCAATCAGAATGGTGCTTAAGCGGTCAACCGCACGCGTCGATAACCAGACGATAAAGGCCACGACAATGGCGAATACCAAGCCTGCTGCGGTTTGCCCAACGCCAAAATAGGGTTCCAGCGTGTGGGTGATGATTGAACCCCCCGCTGAAATATAGGCATAGGTCAGAATGTAGAGAACGAAGGTGATGGAAAGCCCGTTCAACGAGTTCCAGCCTTTGCCTAGCAGATCGCCCACCATGGTGTGGAAGCTCGCGCCTGCCGGATAATTGAGATTGGCTTCTAATATCATTAGGCCAGAGATGTACATGCAGGCCCAGGTATAGATCAGTAGCAGGACAGAACCGGTAAACCAGACCCCAGCGGTGACGACCGGAATTGAAAACATCCCCGCACCGACGGCGGTTCCGGCAATAATCATCGCGCCCCCAAGGACTGACGGGCGGCGTATCGTTTGAGTCAAGGTATTCTCCATCGTCATGCTGTGCTCCTGATTAGCGGCATGCTAATTCTTATGTACTAGCTCAATGGTACGTGTTGTTTAATGAGAAGTAAACAGAGTAATGACGAGTGAGGTAAAAGAATTTGCCAGATTTTGTGCGAGAAAGTCGCGATGAGGCAGAAAGTTACGCGTTTAACCGCCGAATGATGTCGATTTATCGGTGTTTTTGCTGTGAGCTTTTACAGCAGAAAAAATGAAAACCCTGTATAAGTGGAGAGCGGATTTTCCGCTCGCTGACTCTGTCGCAGCTCATTTCAGACAGCCCACCGGAGTACTTCCATGGACTGCCGTTCCGATTGTGGAGCTTGTTGTATTGCTCCCTCAATTTCTAGCCCGATCCCCGGTATGCCTCACGGCAAACCCGCTAATACGCGCTGTGTTCAGTTGGATGATGACATGCGCTGCAAAATCTTTTTATCACCGCTCAGGCCCGCCGTATGTGGCGGACTTCAGGCCGCTGCGGATATGTGTTTTAGTCATCGAGATCAAGCCCTGAGCTATTTAATTCAGCTTGAGATAGCCACTGCGCCTTGATGCCGGTTCCCGCACATTAAGTTTTCGCGGTTTATGCTATGTTCAAAAATCGCGACTTAAGGGACGGGTTAGATCTCAGCATGAAACGTATAGACAGAATTTGCCAGGAATTAGAACGCTTAACATTGGGTCTGAACCAGACCGATTTGCAAAACGACGTTGCTTTCACCGCTGAAAGTATTGGTTTTAATCTTGGCCTCGCGCGTAATTCAGTAAGCAAAGATCTTAACCAACTGTGGAGTGAGCAACGGGTTATTAAGGTAAAAACCCGTCCGGTTTATTTCCTCCATCGCGAGGTGGTAGAAACACTCATTGGTCATGTGCTACCGGACCATCTCACCGAGGTTCGTTTTGTTAGCGAATTATTGCCAAGTGAAGACCCACTTATCGCCCGCGACCCTTTTACCGCGCTGATTGGTTACGACCGCAGCCTGAAACTGGCGGTGGAAAAAGGGAAGGCCGCGGTACTCTATCCCAGCGGTTTGCATGTTTTACTGACCGGCCCGTCGGGCGTGGGGAAAACCTATTTTGCCGAGCTGATGCATCAGTTTGCCTGCCAGCAAAGCGGCAATAACGCACTGCCGTTGGTCTATTTCAACTGTGCTGAATATGCGCACAACCCCGAGCTT comes from the Hafnia alvei genome and includes:
- the mtr gene encoding tryptophan permease; the encoded protein is MTMENTLTQTIRRPSVLGGAMIIAGTAVGAGMFSIPVVTAGVWFTGSVLLLIYTWACMYISGLMILEANLNYPAGASFHTMVGDLLGKGWNSLNGLSITFVLYILTYAYISAGGSIITHTLEPYFGVGQTAAGLVFAIVVAFIVWLSTRAVDRLSTILIGGMVITFLLSTGDMFTHVDPAVLFNTGEDKPSYLPYALASLPYLLTSFGYHGNVPGLVKYYHKDAKSVVRSLFIGTLIALTIYIFWQYVIQGNITRAAFQQIIAEGGNIGSLLKQMGSVASSSIVNQLLNAFSYMALASSFLGVSLGLFDFISDFFKFDDSRAGRTKAALVTFVPPTIGALAFPDGFLYAIGFAGLAATIWAVIVPAMMARASRKRFPQATYRAPGGSAMILFIIAFGLINAVAHILSLMNLLPVYQ
- a CDS encoding YkgJ family cysteine cluster protein, coding for MDCRSDCGACCIAPSISSPIPGMPHGKPANTRCVQLDDDMRCKIFLSPLRPAVCGGLQAAADMCFSHRDQALSYLIQLEIATAP